From Kamptonema formosum PCC 6407, a single genomic window includes:
- a CDS encoding PAS domain S-box protein: MNRASRTILIVDESSGDRELYRRYLLRDREYDYTILEAGMGQQGLDLWQQQQLDAVLLNYRLPDLDGIDFLSKLQPSKQGLGLPVIVMTRQGNEAIAIQAMKAGAQDYLIKEQMTEEGLHLAVNRAIEAVQLRTQLQQRIDREHLVAQITQQISQSLDLDQILQTTVTEVREFLHADRVLVLRLEPDGNGKVIAESVREQWRSLLSSTIYDPCLAENYVRQNQTEPINYDSAFVKNHVKRYRQGDVTAISDIQDGSIEPCHFELLAQFQVKANLVVPILHDEQFWGLLIAHHCLAPRSWQPLEIELLKELTIQVGIALRQAELYQQAKHELAERQQVEAALRESEERLQLALKASRMGTWNWNLQTGKITWSDNLEALFGLEPGEFDGSFEMFVARLHPDDRDRVVGAVDRAISTGENYDIEFRIVYPNGTMRWTMSQGKVLYDQNGQPMEMTGIDLDITERKRSAAALYASEDRFRQLAENINAVFWIKEIPENQVSYVSPAYQHLWGLNPQELYKDQQVWVDRIYPEDREEVNRAFQEKAAAGKFDEEYRIVLADGNIRWVRDRCFPLHDETGEIYRFTGIAEDITDRKHSEQALRESEERFRTSVDNMLDCFGIYSAMRNEQGQIVDFRIEYVNNAAFLNNQMTGEEQIGRGLCELLPNHRESGLFDEYCQVVETGQSLVKDSLVYEDEYGQQRLVRAFDIRIAKLGDGFVATWRDITDRKQTEVELQEGRTQLQQQLAEIEAIYQNAPIGLAILDTDLRFVRINQRLAEINGYSVEAHLGCTIRELLPDLADAAEGILRPILETGEPLLNVEIRGETPARPGVPRIWLEHFLPLKHNDRIIGISTVCEEITERIQTELLLRESEERYRTLFESMNEGFCVIEMLFDERDRPIDYHLLEINPVFEQQTGLKQAQGKTVRQIVPNLENHWFEIYGDIALTGKPARFENGSQAMNRWFEVSAFRVGKPESRRVAILFKDISDRKQVEAALRQSEERYRCLAELIPQLVWTANAEGALLDVNQRWSNFTGLTLEQVHINGWEQVVHSEDLPALFQAWTEAVQQGSSYQAEGRMRRADGVYRWHLHQAIGQKNEQGQIVKWFGTATDIEAQKQLEVERDRLLQLEQTAREAAERANRIKDEFLAILSHELRSPLNPILGWTKLLQTRKFNEIKTAEALATIERNAKLQCQLIDDLLDVAKILRGKLSIDTTPVNLVFVIESAIDTVRTAAVSKSILLHPVLPNIGQVAGDSTRLQQIVWNLLSNAIKFTPNGGRVDIRIERVKDSAHIIVSDTGKGINPAFLPYIFESFRQEDVSITRKYGGLGLGLAIVRNLVEAHGGTISADSPGEGLGATFTVRLPLLNLAPESNQTNKLFEQEPDLTGIRVLTVDDDLDARELLTVILREYGSQVMSVSSAAEVFTALESFQPDILISDIGMPEIDGYTLLQLVRTLSPEKGGQIPAIALTAYAGEVDQQRALTVGFQRHITKPLEPNQLAQAVVTLMRAN; the protein is encoded by the coding sequence ATGAATAGAGCTTCGCGCACCATCTTAATTGTCGATGAGTCTTCTGGAGATCGAGAACTCTATAGGCGCTATCTACTGCGCGATCGCGAGTATGACTACACCATCCTGGAAGCAGGGATGGGGCAACAAGGGTTAGACCTCTGGCAGCAACAACAACTAGATGCTGTTTTGCTTAATTATCGCTTGCCCGACTTGGATGGAATTGACTTTCTAAGTAAGCTACAACCATCCAAACAAGGGTTAGGTCTGCCTGTAATTGTGATGACTAGACAAGGGAATGAAGCGATCGCCATTCAAGCAATGAAAGCAGGCGCACAAGATTATCTGATTAAGGAGCAAATGACTGAGGAAGGGTTACATCTGGCAGTCAATAGAGCAATTGAAGCAGTACAGCTACGTACCCAACTGCAACAGCGGATCGATCGAGAACACCTAGTCGCACAGATTACCCAGCAAATTTCCCAATCGCTCGATTTAGACCAAATTCTGCAAACAACGGTGACAGAAGTGCGAGAATTTCTGCACGCCGATCGCGTCCTAGTTTTGCGATTGGAACCAGATGGCAACGGGAAGGTAATTGCAGAATCGGTGAGGGAACAATGGCGATCGCTACTCTCCTCCACTATTTACGATCCCTGCCTTGCTGAAAACTACGTTAGACAAAATCAAACGGAACCTATAAACTACGATTCTGCTTTTGTCAAAAATCATGTCAAACGCTATCGTCAAGGTGATGTAACAGCAATATCTGATATTCAGGATGGCAGTATTGAACCCTGCCACTTTGAATTATTGGCTCAGTTTCAAGTCAAGGCTAATCTGGTTGTGCCGATCCTGCACGACGAGCAGTTTTGGGGATTGCTGATTGCTCATCACTGTCTCGCCCCGCGATCGTGGCAGCCTTTAGAGATTGAATTGCTTAAAGAATTGACAATCCAGGTGGGTATCGCCCTACGGCAGGCAGAACTTTATCAGCAAGCAAAGCATGAATTAGCGGAACGCCAGCAGGTAGAAGCAGCACTACGGGAGAGCGAAGAACGCCTACAACTGGCACTGAAAGCCTCTCGCATGGGAACGTGGAACTGGAATCTCCAGACGGGAAAAATTACCTGGTCAGATAATCTCGAAGCCTTATTTGGACTGGAACCAGGAGAGTTTGACGGCTCCTTCGAGATGTTTGTGGCTCGGCTGCATCCCGACGATCGCGATCGCGTGGTAGGAGCAGTAGATCGGGCGATCTCGACTGGGGAAAACTATGATATTGAATTTCGGATAGTCTACCCCAACGGCACTATGCGGTGGACAATGAGCCAGGGCAAGGTGCTTTATGACCAAAATGGGCAGCCGATGGAGATGACTGGCATCGATCTCGATATCACAGAGCGCAAACGATCGGCCGCAGCTTTGTATGCCAGTGAGGATCGCTTCCGTCAGTTGGCCGAGAATATTAATGCGGTGTTCTGGATCAAAGAGATACCCGAAAACCAAGTTTCTTATGTTAGTCCTGCCTATCAACACCTGTGGGGATTGAATCCACAAGAATTATATAAAGATCAACAGGTATGGGTCGATCGTATTTATCCAGAAGATCGTGAAGAGGTTAACAGAGCATTTCAAGAAAAAGCAGCCGCAGGAAAATTTGATGAAGAATACCGCATTGTCTTAGCAGATGGCAATATTCGCTGGGTTCGCGATCGCTGCTTTCCGCTGCACGATGAGACAGGAGAAATTTATCGGTTTACAGGCATTGCCGAAGATATCACCGATCGCAAACATTCTGAACAAGCTCTGCGAGAAAGTGAAGAACGCTTCCGCACGTCGGTTGACAATATGCTGGACTGCTTTGGAATCTACAGTGCTATGCGGAACGAGCAGGGTCAGATTGTCGATTTTCGGATTGAATATGTCAATAATGCTGCCTTTCTAAATAATCAAATGACTGGTGAGGAACAGATTGGGCGCGGGTTGTGTGAGTTACTGCCCAACCATCGCGAGAGTGGCTTGTTTGATGAGTATTGTCAGGTGGTAGAAACGGGGCAGTCGCTCGTCAAAGACAGCCTGGTTTATGAGGATGAATACGGACAACAACGCTTAGTTCGAGCGTTTGATATCCGCATTGCCAAACTAGGCGATGGCTTTGTTGCCACTTGGCGAGATATCACCGATCGCAAACAAACCGAAGTAGAACTTCAGGAAGGACGGACACAACTGCAACAGCAATTAGCTGAAATTGAAGCCATTTATCAAAACGCTCCCATTGGTTTAGCTATCTTAGATACCGATCTGCGGTTTGTCCGAATTAATCAGCGACTAGCGGAGATTAATGGTTATTCCGTTGAAGCTCATCTTGGTTGCACAATTCGTGAGTTGCTGCCGGATCTTGCTGATGCTGCTGAGGGAATCCTGCGTCCTATTCTAGAAACCGGAGAACCCCTGCTCAATGTGGAAATCCGGGGGGAAACTCCAGCGCGGCCCGGTGTGCCCCGCATCTGGTTAGAACACTTTTTGCCCCTCAAGCATAACGATCGCATCATTGGCATCAGCACAGTATGCGAAGAGATTACTGAGCGAATACAGACAGAACTCCTCTTACGGGAAAGCGAAGAGCGCTATCGTACCTTATTTGAGTCGATGAATGAAGGCTTTTGCGTCATCGAAATGCTGTTTGACGAACGCGACAGGCCCATTGATTACCACTTGCTAGAAATTAATCCGGTATTTGAGCAACAAACGGGACTCAAACAAGCGCAGGGTAAAACGGTGCGTCAGATCGTTCCGAATCTGGAAAATCATTGGTTTGAGATTTACGGCGACATCGCACTCACAGGGAAACCTGCCCGCTTTGAAAATGGCTCCCAAGCAATGAACCGATGGTTTGAGGTTTCCGCCTTCCGGGTTGGGAAGCCAGAAAGCCGTAGAGTTGCCATCCTGTTCAAAGATATTAGCGATCGCAAACAGGTGGAGGCAGCATTACGCCAAAGCGAGGAACGCTATCGGTGTTTGGCAGAATTAATTCCACAATTGGTCTGGACAGCTAACGCCGAAGGAGCGTTACTGGATGTTAATCAACGCTGGTCTAACTTCACGGGGTTAACGCTGGAACAAGTTCACATAAATGGATGGGAACAGGTTGTCCATTCGGAAGATTTACCCGCTTTGTTTCAAGCTTGGACGGAGGCGGTACAACAGGGCAGTTCCTATCAAGCTGAAGGTCGGATGCGGCGAGCAGATGGCGTGTATCGCTGGCACCTACACCAAGCAATTGGGCAAAAGAATGAGCAAGGTCAAATTGTTAAATGGTTTGGTACTGCCACTGATATCGAAGCGCAAAAACAATTAGAAGTAGAGCGCGATCGCCTATTGCAGTTAGAGCAAACCGCACGGGAAGCCGCAGAACGCGCTAACCGCATCAAAGATGAGTTTTTAGCAATTTTGTCTCACGAGCTGCGATCGCCCCTCAATCCCATTCTGGGCTGGACAAAACTGCTACAAACTCGCAAATTCAATGAAATCAAAACTGCTGAAGCCTTAGCTACTATTGAACGCAATGCTAAATTACAGTGCCAACTGATTGATGACTTGCTGGATGTTGCTAAAATTCTGCGCGGTAAACTCAGTATAGATACTACTCCAGTCAATCTGGTATTTGTCATTGAATCTGCGATCGATACAGTCAGAACAGCAGCAGTTTCCAAATCAATTCTGTTACATCCGGTACTGCCAAATATTGGGCAAGTTGCTGGGGATTCTACCCGCCTTCAGCAAATAGTTTGGAACTTACTGTCTAACGCCATCAAATTTACCCCCAACGGAGGACGGGTAGACATCCGAATAGAGCGAGTTAAAGATAGCGCCCATATTATTGTGAGCGACACGGGCAAAGGCATTAACCCTGCTTTTCTCCCATATATTTTTGAGTCGTTTCGCCAGGAAGATGTTTCAATTACTCGCAAGTATGGGGGATTGGGGTTGGGATTAGCGATCGTCCGAAATTTGGTTGAGGCCCATGGAGGAACTATCTCTGCCGATAGTCCGGGTGAAGGATTGGGAGCTACGTTTACTGTCAGATTGCCATTGTTAAATCTTGCACCAGAATCGAATCAGACCAACAAATTATTCGAGCAAGAACCTGACTTGACTGGAATTCGAGTCTTGACTGTTGACGATGACCTGGATGCCCGTGAGTTACTGACGGTAATCCTCAGAGAATACGGATCGCAGGTGATGAGCGTTTCATCTGCTGCGGAAGTTTTTACGGCTTTGGAATCCTTTCAACCCGATATTTTAATCAGTGATATCGGTATGCCAGAAATTGATGGGTACACACTCCTGCAACTGGTGCGAACTCTATCTCCTGAAAAAGGTGGGCAGATTCCCGCGATCGCGCTGACTGCCTATGCTGGAGAGGTAGACCAACAGCGTGCTTTAACCGTTGGATTTCAACGGCATATTACAAAACCCCTTGAGCCAAACCAATTAGCTCAAGCTGTGGTAACGCTTATGAGGGCTAATTAA
- a CDS encoding pentapeptide repeat-containing protein: MDAEELLKKYAAGERDFTAILLCEANLSRVNLSGANFSEAILSLTNMSGANLSDVNFRKAKLNVARLSGANLSRANLSGAILNVANLIRADLNSADLSEATLIRAELIRADMSNASLSGANLSEADLREGTLRQANLEQADLSGAHLRGSSLVSANLERANLHRADLNRADLRGVNLSNAELRQANLSQANLSGADLRGANLRWADLNGADLTGADLDEARLSGANLYGANLSSANLLNAILVHADLTQANLIRADWVGADLTGAALTGAKLYGVSRFGLKADDITCDWVDLSPNGDRSQVQRFTPEESHKFFNATPPTVQIIIDRPLEPDANFALAATYRQIAQQYAGLSHPPSIEVNPRRTILSFSIENDEQLFSTGYVGILPFNDAASTQKNIITILRMLQPQNSNNLGVRVSNRVAQLSVSLTQTIRKMGELKIQPILQENEAVSSFFKAPTQTVLTNSSAQSLTIYHHPDFGRHLMVLPGLSKNSTTPSIKAQKFTMPPINMVVDFIKSFHQFNE, translated from the coding sequence ATGGATGCTGAAGAGCTCCTAAAAAAATATGCCGCAGGAGAAAGAGACTTTACAGCCATCCTCTTGTGCGAGGCGAACCTCAGCAGAGTCAACCTCAGCGGCGCGAATTTCAGCGAAGCGATTTTGAGCCTCACCAACATGAGCGGAGCCAACCTCAGCGACGTTAACTTTAGGAAAGCCAAGCTCAACGTCGCCAGACTCAGCGGAGCCAACCTCAGCAGAGCCAATCTCAGCGGTGCTATCCTCAATGTGGCCAACTTAATTCGAGCCGACCTTAACTCCGCCGACCTCAGCGAAGCGACACTGATTAGAGCAGAGCTCATTCGAGCCGACATGAGCAACGCCTCCTTAAGCGGTGCGAACCTCAGTGAAGCAGACTTAAGAGAAGGCACCCTCAGACAAGCCAATCTAGAGCAAGCCGACCTCAGTGGCGCTCACCTCAGAGGCTCATCCCTAGTTTCTGCCAACTTAGAACGAGCTAACTTGCACAGAGCCGACCTGAACCGTGCCGACCTCCGAGGAGTCAATCTCAGCAACGCCGAACTCAGACAAGCCAACCTCTCTCAAGCCAACCTTAGCGGCGCAGATTTGAGAGGCGCTAACCTCAGATGGGCCGACTTAAATGGAGCCGACTTAACTGGCGCTGACTTAGACGAAGCGAGATTGAGCGGAGCCAACTTATACGGAGCCAATTTGAGCAGTGCCAATCTCTTAAATGCGATTCTAGTTCACGCAGATTTAACCCAAGCTAATTTAATTCGAGCAGATTGGGTAGGAGCAGACTTAACAGGGGCGGCTTTAACGGGAGCAAAACTTTATGGCGTATCCAGATTTGGCCTAAAAGCTGACGACATTACCTGCGATTGGGTTGACCTAAGTCCTAATGGCGATCGCAGCCAAGTCCAACGATTCACCCCCGAAGAATCCCACAAATTTTTTAATGCCACACCGCCTACCGTTCAGATTATCATTGATAGACCCTTAGAACCCGATGCTAACTTTGCCCTAGCCGCTACTTACCGTCAAATCGCGCAGCAATACGCAGGTTTGAGCCATCCACCGAGTATAGAAGTAAACCCCCGCCGAACGATTTTATCGTTTAGTATAGAAAATGACGAACAATTATTTTCTACTGGTTACGTTGGCATACTTCCCTTTAACGATGCAGCCTCCACTCAGAAAAATATCATTACAATACTCAGGATGCTGCAACCCCAAAATAGCAACAACCTGGGAGTCAGAGTCTCAAATCGGGTAGCGCAATTGAGCGTATCCCTAACTCAAACCATTAGAAAAATGGGAGAACTCAAAATTCAGCCAATTCTCCAAGAAAATGAAGCAGTATCCAGCTTTTTTAAAGCTCCTACTCAGACGGTACTTACAAATTCTAGCGCTCAGAGTTTGACGATCTACCACCATCCAGATTTTGGCAGGCATTTAATGGTTTTACCTGGTTTGAGCAAGAACTCTACTACCCCTTCAATTAAAGCTCAAAAGTTTACGATGCCTCCGATTAACATGGTAGTTGATTTTATCAAAAGTTTCCATCAGTTTAATGAGTAG
- a CDS encoding DUF1815 family protein — MFLRLAEQHRKFVQDLVMNLQALAIVLEKRGYLASCYTCGGQMNSASFMVSLADNHLIRFLVSDYGITWTEMRDDRELMKLEGAEAISQLQELANLVKYQIQPSEAVPKAAQRV, encoded by the coding sequence GTGTTTCTGAGACTTGCAGAGCAACACCGCAAATTCGTTCAAGACTTGGTGATGAACCTTCAAGCCTTGGCGATCGTGCTGGAGAAGCGAGGGTATTTGGCATCCTGCTACACTTGTGGGGGTCAAATGAACAGCGCCTCGTTTATGGTCAGCTTGGCGGACAATCACCTAATTCGGTTTTTAGTATCGGATTATGGGATTACTTGGACAGAGATGCGGGATGACCGCGAATTAATGAAGCTGGAGGGTGCTGAAGCCATCAGCCAGCTACAGGAACTAGCAAACCTGGTGAAGTACCAAATCCAACCCTCAGAAGCTGTCCCAAAGGCGGCCCAGCGAGTTTAG
- a CDS encoding zeta toxin family protein, producing the protein MPHLYIIGGANGSGKTTAAREILPYFLEVIEYVNADEIAAGLSPFNSESVAIQAGRLMLERLQTLVKAEADFAFETTLAARNFARFLRECKTKGYIINLIYFWLQSPELAIARVRRRVESGGHNIPEDTIRRRYERGRKNLIDLYLPLCDTWILYDNTGSEPQLVAASGNNQEAIIYEPSIWNQITVG; encoded by the coding sequence ATGCCTCATTTGTACATAATTGGTGGTGCAAACGGTTCTGGGAAAACTACGGCTGCCAGGGAAATACTACCCTATTTCCTAGAAGTTATTGAATATGTCAATGCTGACGAAATAGCGGCGGGTCTTTCTCCCTTTAACTCTGAATCTGTGGCTATTCAAGCGGGAAGATTAATGTTAGAAAGACTACAAACCTTAGTCAAAGCTGAGGCTGATTTTGCTTTTGAAACTACTCTAGCTGCTCGCAACTTTGCCAGATTCTTAAGAGAATGTAAAACCAAAGGTTATATAATCAATTTAATTTATTTTTGGTTACAAAGTCCAGAATTAGCGATTGCACGGGTAAGGCGGCGGGTAGAAAGTGGCGGCCATAATATCCCTGAAGATACTATCCGCCGTCGCTACGAACGGGGACGGAAAAACTTAATAGATTTGTATTTACCTCTTTGCGATACTTGGATACTCTATGATAATACTGGAAGTGAACCTCAATTAGTTGCCGCATCGGGTAACAATCAAGAAGCGATTATTTATGAACCCTCAATCTGGAATCAAATCACCGTCGGATAA
- a CDS encoding helicase C-terminal domain-containing protein — protein MNEVEVHNSLLYFLRSHSEPRWPHHLTMGRLVARALRLGRSALIQTGFSPSDRYQRYRVSYLMPLLMWPKPAVLVASASLQQHLLKVEIPRLQQWLQTKKPIHTYPCPPDFEGLLLIEPKSWLEDRLRAEKRLPNGIPTVIDGADDLEAWTRDRLTVCLEPGDWNQLMQQYPHQSELIRDTRVQLTRALFQHPVNPYKCCLLEVAEQDIVNRLYQEIWGAEGQGSGGAGGQGGRGDGGDEGDGGDEGDGGDGGDEGDGGDGGDEEVKSNLSSPSSPSSPSPPLPRSPAPHLPRSPAPHPWSNFWQGWQSDNQLRWAEISRSQGSFSLYCTPVDVAGALSKIWLKQPVVLVGGALDLDPKALIYRQAVGLPDITCVKFSPDRHSELIQLYVPDRLPMPNTPQFQGAVIQEIRTMLCMSASVPGLAVLLIGDVPLKAQVGAIFASEFGSRVQVEKTDLDENGILVTGWEFWREHQGKLPVPYMLAIATLPLPSLENPLVAARVAYYKEQRKDWFRQYLLPEALNELQRAIAPVRERQGVVALFDSRVLHRSYGNQVLAALSPLARIDYLDTTWLTQA, from the coding sequence ATGAATGAGGTAGAAGTCCATAATTCGCTCTTATATTTCCTGCGATCGCACTCCGAGCCTCGCTGGCCGCATCATTTGACAATGGGACGGCTAGTAGCGCGAGCATTGCGACTGGGGCGCAGCGCTCTGATCCAGACAGGCTTCTCCCCAAGCGATCGCTATCAGCGGTATCGAGTCAGCTATTTGATGCCCCTGTTGATGTGGCCAAAACCTGCTGTTTTGGTAGCATCCGCATCCCTACAACAACACTTGTTGAAGGTGGAAATTCCCCGCTTACAACAATGGCTTCAAACCAAGAAGCCAATTCATACCTACCCCTGTCCTCCAGATTTTGAAGGGCTACTCTTGATAGAACCCAAATCTTGGCTAGAAGACCGTTTAAGAGCCGAGAAGCGATTGCCAAACGGTATCCCGACAGTGATTGACGGTGCTGACGACTTAGAAGCGTGGACTCGCGATCGCTTGACGGTTTGTCTGGAACCGGGAGACTGGAATCAATTAATGCAGCAATACCCTCATCAATCTGAACTGATTCGGGATACGCGGGTGCAGCTCACACGGGCCCTATTCCAACACCCAGTTAACCCTTACAAGTGCTGTTTGCTGGAAGTCGCAGAGCAAGATATCGTAAACCGTCTCTATCAGGAGATTTGGGGAGCAGAGGGGCAGGGGAGCGGGGGAGCAGGGGGGCAGGGGGGCAGAGGAGATGGGGGAGATGAGGGAGATGGGGGAGATGAGGGAGATGGGGGAGATGGGGGAGATGAGGGAGATGGGGGAGATGGGGGAGATGAGGAAGTTAAATCGAACCTATCCTCCCCATCCTCCCCATCCTCCCCATCTCCCCCGCTCCCCCGCTCCCCCGCTCCCCATCTCCCCCGCTCCCCCGCTCCCCATCCTTGGAGCAATTTCTGGCAGGGGTGGCAAAGTGATAATCAACTTAGATGGGCCGAAATTTCGCGATCGCAAGGCTCATTTTCTCTATATTGCACTCCCGTTGATGTTGCTGGGGCATTGAGCAAAATCTGGTTAAAGCAACCCGTAGTTTTAGTTGGCGGGGCCTTGGATTTAGACCCAAAGGCTCTGATTTATCGGCAAGCAGTAGGACTTCCAGACATTACCTGCGTCAAATTTTCACCCGATCGCCATAGCGAGCTAATTCAACTTTACGTTCCCGATCGGCTACCCATGCCCAATACACCGCAATTTCAGGGTGCTGTGATTCAGGAAATCCGCACAATGCTGTGCATGAGCGCGTCGGTTCCGGGGTTAGCGGTATTGCTGATTGGAGATGTACCCCTTAAGGCTCAGGTGGGTGCGATTTTTGCTTCTGAGTTTGGTTCTAGGGTGCAGGTGGAAAAAACCGATTTGGATGAGAACGGGATTTTGGTAACAGGGTGGGAATTTTGGCGGGAACATCAGGGGAAATTGCCTGTTCCCTATATGCTGGCGATCGCAACTTTGCCTTTACCTTCCTTGGAAAATCCCCTAGTAGCGGCGCGAGTAGCTTACTACAAAGAACAGCGGAAAGATTGGTTTCGCCAATATCTATTACCAGAGGCTTTAAATGAGTTGCAGAGGGCGATCGCGCCTGTGCGGGAACGTCAGGGGGTGGTTGCTCTTTTTGATAGTCGCGTACTCCATCGTAGCTATGGCAATCAAGTTTTAGCTGCCCTGAGCCCCTTAGCTCGAATTGACTATTTAGATACTACTTGGCTAACTCAAGCTTAA
- a CDS encoding pentapeptide repeat-containing protein — protein MEAEELLKRYELVKKYTEGERNFTGINLNEANLSRINLSQANLSEASLFVTNLSGANLNEVNLSNANLNVARLSSSHLVRAILQGATLNVANLVRADLSEAQLMGAALIRGELIRAELSKANFSKANLTGADLREAKLTEVNFSEANLSGANLRGASGTAANFELANLHGADLSKADLNGADFSGTDLRQANLCQVNLSGANLSGANLRWADLSGANLRGADLNEAKLSGANLYGANLSNANLTNASLVHADLTLANLNGADWVGADLSGSTLSGAKLYDVPRFGIKAEEVTCEWVDLSSNGDNSQVYRFGSPEESKKFFTHKPPTVKIIVDAALEHEANRVLAGLYQEIAEHYAVLSRPPSIEVGYRKTTLTFIIDSDEHLLPVGCIAILPFYDAVLTQKNVIFLARNLQLQNIDKKRIVQLCTAMNEGINKVSELKKIMPALNGESKIKFFQSPTQTILKNSSEQTLTVQFNQNFGKRFLTAHANKYTLPSGNKFSDFIESFYYLN, from the coding sequence ATGGAAGCTGAGGAACTCCTGAAAAGATACGAACTTGTCAAGAAATATACAGAAGGAGAAAGAAATTTTACCGGAATCAACCTCAATGAAGCTAATTTGAGCCGAATCAACCTCAGCCAAGCAAATTTGAGTGAAGCCAGTTTATTTGTCACTAATCTTAGCGGCGCAAACTTGAACGAAGTTAATCTCAGTAACGCCAATCTTAATGTTGCGAGACTCAGCAGTTCCCATCTCGTGCGAGCAATCTTACAAGGAGCTACCCTCAACGTCGCCAACTTAGTCCGAGCCGACTTAAGCGAAGCACAATTAATGGGAGCAGCACTGATTAGAGGAGAGTTAATACGAGCCGAACTAAGTAAAGCTAACTTTAGCAAAGCTAACCTCACAGGAGCCGATTTAAGAGAGGCAAAACTCACAGAAGTTAACTTCAGCGAAGCAAACCTCAGCGGCGCAAATCTTAGAGGAGCATCAGGAACAGCAGCTAACTTTGAATTAGCAAACTTGCATGGAGCTGACCTCTCTAAGGCTGATTTAAATGGGGCCGATTTTAGTGGTACAGACCTCAGACAAGCAAACTTATGTCAGGTAAATTTAAGCGGAGCAAATTTGAGCGGAGCTAATCTCCGCTGGGCCGATCTTAGTGGAGCAAATCTGCGCGGAGCCGATCTCAATGAAGCAAAATTAAGCGGGGCAAATCTCTACGGAGCTAATCTTAGCAATGCTAATTTAACTAATGCTAGTTTGGTTCACGCTGATTTAACTTTAGCGAATTTGAACGGCGCGGATTGGGTTGGTGCTGACTTGTCAGGATCGACTTTAAGCGGGGCGAAACTTTACGATGTCCCCCGGTTTGGTATTAAAGCAGAAGAAGTTACTTGCGAGTGGGTCGATCTTAGTTCTAACGGAGATAACAGTCAGGTTTACCGTTTTGGATCGCCAGAAGAATCAAAAAAGTTTTTTACCCACAAGCCACCTACGGTTAAAATTATTGTCGATGCCGCTTTAGAACACGAGGCTAATCGCGTTTTAGCAGGTCTTTATCAGGAAATAGCTGAGCATTATGCCGTGCTCTCCCGTCCTCCGAGTATTGAAGTTGGCTACCGCAAAACTACTCTAACGTTTATAATAGATAGCGATGAGCATTTATTGCCAGTTGGTTGCATTGCAATTCTGCCGTTTTATGATGCTGTCTTAACTCAAAAGAATGTGATTTTCTTAGCAAGAAATCTGCAATTACAAAATATAGATAAAAAACGGATAGTACAGTTATGTACGGCAATGAATGAAGGGATTAATAAAGTAAGCGAGTTGAAAAAAATTATGCCAGCCCTGAATGGCGAATCAAAGATTAAATTTTTTCAATCTCCTACTCAGACTATTTTGAAAAATTCTAGCGAACAAACTTTGACAGTGCAGTTCAACCAAAATTTTGGTAAAAGATTTCTCACGGCTCATGCTAATAAATACACTTTGCCCAGCGGTAATAAATTTAGTGATTTTATAGAGAGTTTTTATTATCTTAATTAA
- a CDS encoding DUF2839 domain-containing protein gives MGESKRRKEALKDEYGKEQPILSWLPITKSQSESFIKWTTRGTWLGIGLLIAWWLAVRLVGPSFGWWEVN, from the coding sequence ATGGGCGAATCCAAACGTCGTAAAGAAGCTCTCAAAGACGAATACGGCAAAGAACAACCAATTCTTTCCTGGCTACCAATCACAAAAAGCCAAAGTGAAAGTTTTATCAAGTGGACGACTAGAGGAACCTGGCTCGGCATTGGCCTGTTGATTGCCTGGTGGCTGGCAGTGCGATTAGTGGGCCCATCTTTCGGCTGGTGGGAAGTCAACTGA